In Homo sapiens chromosome 17 genomic scaffold, GRCh38.p14 alternate locus group ALT_REF_LOCI_1 HSCHR17_1_CTG5, a single window of DNA contains:
- the ARHGAP27 gene encoding rho GTPase-activating protein 27 isoform X6 → MVDIIAKVTRRQSRALPAQVDDPPEPVYANIERQPRATSPGAAAAPLPSPVWETHTDAGTGRPYYYNPDTGVTTWESPFEAAEGAASPATSPASVDSHVSLETEWGQYWDEESRRVFFYNPLTGETAWEDEAENEPEEELEMQPGLSPGSPGDPRPPTPETDYPESLTSYPEEDYSPVGSFGEPGPTSPLTTPPGWSCHVSQDKQMLYTNHFTQEQWVRLEDPHGKPYFYNPEDSSVRWELPQVPVPAPRSIHKSSQDGDTPAQASPPEEKTKTLDKAGVLHRTKTADKGKRLRKKHWSASWTVLEGGVLTFFKDSKTSAAGGLRQPSKFSTPEYTVELRGATLSWAPKDKSSRKNVLELRSRDGSEYLIQHDSEAIISTWHKAIAQGIQELGSMQLREVNVLRLTGGGPAAGSRPRLSEAMGIQSAELPPEESESSRVDFGSSERLGSWQEKEEDARPNAAAPALGPVGLESDLSKVRHKLRKFLQRRPTLQSLREKGYIKDQVFGCALAALCERERSRVPRFVQQCIRAVEARGLDIDGLYRISGNLATIQKLRYKVDHDERLDLDDGRWEDVHVITGALKLFFRELPEPLFPFSHFRQFIAAIKLQDQARRSRCVRDLVRSLPAPNHDTLRMLFQHLCRVIEHGEQNRMSVQSVAIVFGPTLLRPEVEETSMPMTMVFQNQVVELILQQCADIFPPH, encoded by the exons ATGGTGGACATAATCGCCAAAGTGACCAGGAGGCAGAGTCGAGCCTTGCCGGCACAG GTGGACGACCCACCGGAGCCCGTGTACGCGAACATAGAGAGGCAGCCCCGGGCCACTTCACCGGGCGCCGCTGCAGCCCCCCTTCCCAGCCCGGTGTGGGAGACGCACACGGACGCGGGCACCGGGCGCCCCTACTACTACAACCCAGACACGGGAGTTACCACCTGGGAGTCGCCCTTTGAGGCTGCCGAGGGTGCCGCCAGCCCAGCCACCTCCCCTGCCTCGGTGGACAGCCACGTGAGCCTTGAGACCGAGTGGGGCCAGTACTGGGATGAGGAGAGCCGCAGGGTGTTCTTCTACAACCCGCTGACGGGCGAGACGGCCTGGGAGGACGAGGCCGAGAACGAGCCCGAGGAGGAGTTGGAGATGCAGCCGGGCCTGAGCCCTGGCAGCCCAGGGGACCCGCGG CCCCCCACTCCCGAGACGGACTACCCCGAGTCGCTGACCAGTTACCCCGAGGAGGACTATTCTCCCGTGGGCTCTTTCGGTGAGCCCGGCCCTACCTCTCCCTTGACCACACCCCCCGGCTGGTCTTGTCATGTCAGCCAGGACAAGCAGATGCTCTACACCAACCACTTCACTCAGGAGCAG TGGGTGAGGCTGGAGGACCCCCACGGGAAGCCATACTTCTACAATCCAGAGGACTCCTCTGTTCGATGGGAGCTGCCCCAG gtccctgtccctgcccctcGAAGCATCCATAAATCCAGCCAGGATGGTGACACCCCAGCCCAGGCCAGCCCTCCAGAGGAGAAG aCCAAGACCTTGGACAAGGCAGGGGTGCTCCATCGCACCAAGACGGCAGACAAGGGAAAGCGGCTCCG GAAGAAGCACTGGAGTGCCTCCTGGACTGTGCTGGAGGGTGGCGTCCTGACATTCTTCAAGGACTCAAAGACCTCGGCTGCAGGCGGCCTG AGGCAGCCTTCCAAGTTTTCCACCCCTGAGTACACAGTGGAGCTGAGGGGGGCCACTCTCTCCTGGGCCCCCAAAGACAAATCCAGTAGGAAGAATGTGCTGGAG CTACGGAGCCGAGATGGCTCTGAGTACCTGATCCAGCACGACTCGGAGGCCATCATCAGCACCTGGCATAAGGCCATTGCTCAGGGCATCCAGGAGCTG GGCTCCATGCAGCTAAGGGAGGTGAATGTTCTCAGGCTCACTGGTGGAG GACCCGCAGCTGGCTCAAGGCCCCGCCTCTCTGAGGCTATGGGAATCCAGTCCGCAGAGCTGCCCCCAGAGGAGAGCGAGAGCAGCAGAGTGGACTTCGGGTCGAGCGAGCGCTTGGGAAGCtggcaggagaaagaggaggacgCGCGACCGAATGCAG CCGCGCCCGCCCTGGGCCCCGTGGGCCTGGAGAGCGACTTGAGCAAGGTCCGGCACAAGCTCCGCAAGTTCCTCCAGAGGCGGCCCACACTGCAGTCGCTGCGGGAGAAGGGCTACATCAAAG ACCAGGTGTTCGGCTGCGCGCTGGCCGCGCTGTGTGAGCGCGAGAGGAGCCGGGTGCCACGCTTCGTGCAGCAGTGCATCCGCGCCGTCGAGGCCCGCG ggctggACATCGACGGGCTGTACCGCATCAGTGGAAACCTGGCCACCATCCAGAAGCTACGCTATAAGGTGGACCACG ATGAGCGCCTTGACCTGGATGACGGGCGCTGGGAGGACGTCCACGTTATCACCGGAGCCCTGAAGCTCTTCTTTCGGGAGCTGCCCGAGCCCCTCTTCCCCTTCTCGCACTTCCGCCAGTTCATTGCGGCCATCA AGTTGCAGGACCAGGCCCGGCGCAGCCGCTGTGTGCGTGACTTGGTGCGCTCGCTGCCCGCTCCCAACCACGACACTCTGCGGATGCTCTTCCAGCACCTCTGCCG GGTGATCGAGCACGGCGAGCAGAACCGCATGTCGGTGCAGAGCGTGGCCATTGTGTTCGGGCCCACGCTGCTGCGGCCCGAGGTGGAAGAGACCAGCATGCCCATGACCATGGTGTTCCAGAACCAGGTGGTGGAGCTCATCCTGCAGCAGTGCGCGGACATCTTCCCGCCGCACTGA
- the ARHGAP27 gene encoding rho GTPase-activating protein 27 isoform i (isoform i is encoded by transcript variant 9) yields the protein MVDIIAKVTRRQSRALPAQVDDPPEPVYANIERQPRATSPGAAAAPLPSPVWETHTDAGTGRPYYYNPDTGVTTWESPFEAAEGAASPATSPASVDSHVSLETEWGQYWDEESRRVFFYNPLTGETAWEDEAENEPEEELEMQPGLSPGSPGDPRPPTPETDYPESLTSYPEEDYSPVGSFGEPGPTSPLTTPPGWSCHVSQDKQMLYTNHFTQEQWVRLEDPHGKPYFYNPEDSSVRWELPQVPVPAPRSIHKSSQDGDTPAQASPPEEKTKTLDKAGVLHRTKTADKGKRLRKKHWSASWTVLEGGVLTFFKDSKTSAAGGLRQPSKFSTPEYTVELRGATLSWAPKDKSSRKNVLELRSRDGSEYLIQHDSEAIISTWHKAIAQGIQELSAELPPEESESSRVDFGSSERLGSWQEKEEDARPNAAAPALGPVGLESDLSKVRHKLRKFLQRRPTLQSLREKGYIKDQVFGCALAALCERERSRVPRFVQQCIRAVEARDERLDLDDGRWEDVHVITGALKLFFRELPEPLFPFSHFRQFIAAIKLQDQARRSRCVRDLVRSLPAPNHDTLRMLFQHLCRVIEHGEQNRMSVQSVAIVFGPTLLRPEVEETSMPMTMVFQNQVVELILQQCADIFPPH from the exons ATGGTGGACATAATCGCCAAAGTGACCAGGAGGCAGAGTCGAGCCTTGCCGGCACAG GTGGACGACCCACCGGAGCCCGTGTACGCGAACATAGAGAGGCAGCCCCGGGCCACTTCACCGGGCGCCGCTGCAGCCCCCCTTCCCAGCCCGGTGTGGGAGACGCACACGGACGCGGGCACCGGGCGCCCCTACTACTACAACCCAGACACGGGAGTTACCACCTGGGAGTCGCCCTTTGAGGCTGCCGAGGGTGCCGCCAGCCCAGCCACCTCCCCTGCCTCGGTGGACAGCCACGTGAGCCTTGAGACCGAGTGGGGCCAGTACTGGGATGAGGAGAGCCGCAGGGTGTTCTTCTACAACCCGCTGACGGGCGAGACGGCCTGGGAGGACGAGGCCGAGAACGAGCCCGAGGAGGAGTTGGAGATGCAGCCGGGCCTGAGCCCTGGCAGCCCAGGGGACCCGCGG CCCCCCACTCCCGAGACGGACTACCCCGAGTCGCTGACCAGTTACCCCGAGGAGGACTATTCTCCCGTGGGCTCTTTCGGTGAGCCCGGCCCTACCTCTCCCTTGACCACACCCCCCGGCTGGTCTTGTCATGTCAGCCAGGACAAGCAGATGCTCTACACCAACCACTTCACTCAGGAGCAG TGGGTGAGGCTGGAGGACCCCCACGGGAAGCCATACTTCTACAATCCAGAGGACTCCTCTGTTCGATGGGAGCTGCCCCAG gtccctgtccctgcccctcGAAGCATCCATAAATCCAGCCAGGATGGTGACACCCCAGCCCAGGCCAGCCCTCCAGAGGAGAAG aCCAAGACCTTGGACAAGGCAGGGGTGCTCCATCGCACCAAGACGGCAGACAAGGGAAAGCGGCTCCG GAAGAAGCACTGGAGTGCCTCCTGGACTGTGCTGGAGGGTGGCGTCCTGACATTCTTCAAGGACTCAAAGACCTCGGCTGCAGGCGGCCTG AGGCAGCCTTCCAAGTTTTCCACCCCTGAGTACACAGTGGAGCTGAGGGGGGCCACTCTCTCCTGGGCCCCCAAAGACAAATCCAGTAGGAAGAATGTGCTGGAG CTACGGAGCCGAGATGGCTCTGAGTACCTGATCCAGCACGACTCGGAGGCCATCATCAGCACCTGGCATAAGGCCATTGCTCAGGGCATCCAGGAGCTG TCCGCAGAGCTGCCCCCAGAGGAGAGCGAGAGCAGCAGAGTGGACTTCGGGTCGAGCGAGCGCTTGGGAAGCtggcaggagaaagaggaggacgCGCGACCGAATGCAG CCGCGCCCGCCCTGGGCCCCGTGGGCCTGGAGAGCGACTTGAGCAAGGTCCGGCACAAGCTCCGCAAGTTCCTCCAGAGGCGGCCCACACTGCAGTCGCTGCGGGAGAAGGGCTACATCAAAG ACCAGGTGTTCGGCTGCGCGCTGGCCGCGCTGTGTGAGCGCGAGAGGAGCCGGGTGCCACGCTTCGTGCAGCAGTGCATCCGCGCCGTCGAGGCCCGCG ATGAGCGCCTTGACCTGGATGACGGGCGCTGGGAGGACGTCCACGTTATCACCGGAGCCCTGAAGCTCTTCTTTCGGGAGCTGCCCGAGCCCCTCTTCCCCTTCTCGCACTTCCGCCAGTTCATTGCGGCCATCA AGTTGCAGGACCAGGCCCGGCGCAGCCGCTGTGTGCGTGACTTGGTGCGCTCGCTGCCCGCTCCCAACCACGACACTCTGCGGATGCTCTTCCAGCACCTCTGCCG GGTGATCGAGCACGGCGAGCAGAACCGCATGTCGGTGCAGAGCGTGGCCATTGTGTTCGGGCCCACGCTGCTGCGGCCCGAGGTGGAAGAGACCAGCATGCCCATGACCATGGTGTTCCAGAACCAGGTGGTGGAGCTCATCCTGCAGCAGTGCGCGGACATCTTCCCGCCGCACTGA
- the ARHGAP27 gene encoding rho GTPase-activating protein 27 isoform g (isoform g is encoded by transcript variant 7), which yields MVDIIAKVTRRQSRALPAQVDDPPEPVYANIERQPRATSPGAAAAPLPSPVWETHTDAGTGRPYYYNPDTGVTTWESPFEAAEGAASPATSPASVDSHVSLETEWGQYWDEESRRVFFYNPLTGETAWEDEAENEPEEELEMQPGLSPGSPGDPRPPTPETDYPESLTSYPEEDYSPVGSFGEPGPTSPLTTPPGWSCHVSQDKQMLYTNHFTQEQWVRLEDPHGKPYFYNPEDSSVRWELPQVPVPAPRSIHKSSQDGDTPAQASPPEEKTKTLDKAGVLHRTKTADKGKRLRKKHWSASWTVLEGGVLTFFKDSKTSAAGGLRQPSKFSTPEYTVELRGATLSWAPKDKSSRKNVLELRSRDGSEYLIQHDSEAIISTWHKAIAQGIQELAMGIQSAELPPEESESSRVDFGSSERLGSWQEKEEDARPNAAAPALGPVGLESDLSKVRHKLRKFLQRRPTLQSLREKGYIKDQVFGCALAALCERERSRVPRFVQQCIRAVEARGLDIDGLYRISGNLATIQKLRYKVDHDERLDLDDGRWEDVHVITGALKLFFRELPEPLFPFSHFRQFIAAIKLQDQARRSRCVRDLVRSLPAPNHDTLRMLFQHLCRVIEHGEQNRMSVQSVAIVFGPTLLRPEVEETSMPMTMVFQNQVVELILQQCADIFPPH from the exons ATGGTGGACATAATCGCCAAAGTGACCAGGAGGCAGAGTCGAGCCTTGCCGGCACAG GTGGACGACCCACCGGAGCCCGTGTACGCGAACATAGAGAGGCAGCCCCGGGCCACTTCACCGGGCGCCGCTGCAGCCCCCCTTCCCAGCCCGGTGTGGGAGACGCACACGGACGCGGGCACCGGGCGCCCCTACTACTACAACCCAGACACGGGAGTTACCACCTGGGAGTCGCCCTTTGAGGCTGCCGAGGGTGCCGCCAGCCCAGCCACCTCCCCTGCCTCGGTGGACAGCCACGTGAGCCTTGAGACCGAGTGGGGCCAGTACTGGGATGAGGAGAGCCGCAGGGTGTTCTTCTACAACCCGCTGACGGGCGAGACGGCCTGGGAGGACGAGGCCGAGAACGAGCCCGAGGAGGAGTTGGAGATGCAGCCGGGCCTGAGCCCTGGCAGCCCAGGGGACCCGCGG CCCCCCACTCCCGAGACGGACTACCCCGAGTCGCTGACCAGTTACCCCGAGGAGGACTATTCTCCCGTGGGCTCTTTCGGTGAGCCCGGCCCTACCTCTCCCTTGACCACACCCCCCGGCTGGTCTTGTCATGTCAGCCAGGACAAGCAGATGCTCTACACCAACCACTTCACTCAGGAGCAG TGGGTGAGGCTGGAGGACCCCCACGGGAAGCCATACTTCTACAATCCAGAGGACTCCTCTGTTCGATGGGAGCTGCCCCAG gtccctgtccctgcccctcGAAGCATCCATAAATCCAGCCAGGATGGTGACACCCCAGCCCAGGCCAGCCCTCCAGAGGAGAAG aCCAAGACCTTGGACAAGGCAGGGGTGCTCCATCGCACCAAGACGGCAGACAAGGGAAAGCGGCTCCG GAAGAAGCACTGGAGTGCCTCCTGGACTGTGCTGGAGGGTGGCGTCCTGACATTCTTCAAGGACTCAAAGACCTCGGCTGCAGGCGGCCTG AGGCAGCCTTCCAAGTTTTCCACCCCTGAGTACACAGTGGAGCTGAGGGGGGCCACTCTCTCCTGGGCCCCCAAAGACAAATCCAGTAGGAAGAATGTGCTGGAG CTACGGAGCCGAGATGGCTCTGAGTACCTGATCCAGCACGACTCGGAGGCCATCATCAGCACCTGGCATAAGGCCATTGCTCAGGGCATCCAGGAGCTG GCTATGGGAATCCAGTCCGCAGAGCTGCCCCCAGAGGAGAGCGAGAGCAGCAGAGTGGACTTCGGGTCGAGCGAGCGCTTGGGAAGCtggcaggagaaagaggaggacgCGCGACCGAATGCAG CCGCGCCCGCCCTGGGCCCCGTGGGCCTGGAGAGCGACTTGAGCAAGGTCCGGCACAAGCTCCGCAAGTTCCTCCAGAGGCGGCCCACACTGCAGTCGCTGCGGGAGAAGGGCTACATCAAAG ACCAGGTGTTCGGCTGCGCGCTGGCCGCGCTGTGTGAGCGCGAGAGGAGCCGGGTGCCACGCTTCGTGCAGCAGTGCATCCGCGCCGTCGAGGCCCGCG ggctggACATCGACGGGCTGTACCGCATCAGTGGAAACCTGGCCACCATCCAGAAGCTACGCTATAAGGTGGACCACG ATGAGCGCCTTGACCTGGATGACGGGCGCTGGGAGGACGTCCACGTTATCACCGGAGCCCTGAAGCTCTTCTTTCGGGAGCTGCCCGAGCCCCTCTTCCCCTTCTCGCACTTCCGCCAGTTCATTGCGGCCATCA AGTTGCAGGACCAGGCCCGGCGCAGCCGCTGTGTGCGTGACTTGGTGCGCTCGCTGCCCGCTCCCAACCACGACACTCTGCGGATGCTCTTCCAGCACCTCTGCCG GGTGATCGAGCACGGCGAGCAGAACCGCATGTCGGTGCAGAGCGTGGCCATTGTGTTCGGGCCCACGCTGCTGCGGCCCGAGGTGGAAGAGACCAGCATGCCCATGACCATGGTGTTCCAGAACCAGGTGGTGGAGCTCATCCTGCAGCAGTGCGCGGACATCTTCCCGCCGCACTGA
- the ARHGAP27 gene encoding rho GTPase-activating protein 27 isoform X5 — protein MVDIIAKVTRRQSRALPAQVDDPPEPVYANIERQPRATSPGAAAAPLPSPVWETHTDAGTGRPYYYNPDTGVTTWESPFEAAEGAASPATSPASVDSHVSLETEWGQYWDEESRRVFFYNPLTGETAWEDEAENEPEEELEMQPGLSPGSPGDPRPPTPETDYPESLTSYPEEDYSPVGSFGEPGPTSPLTTPPGWSCHVSQDKQMLYTNHFTQEQWVRLEDPHGKPYFYNPEDSSVRWELPQVPVPAPRSIHKSSQDGDTPAQASPPEEKVPAELDEVGSWEEVSPATAAVRTKTLDKAGVLHRTKTADKGKRLRKKHWSASWTVLEGGVLTFFKDSKTSAAGGLRQPSKFSTPEYTVELRGATLSWAPKDKSSRKNVLELRSRDGSEYLIQHDSEAIISTWHKAIAQGIQELGSMQLREVNVLRLTGGGPAAGSRPRLSEAMGIQSAELPPEESESSRVDFGSSERLGSWQEKEEDARPNAAAPALGPVGLESDLSKVRHKLRKFLQRRPTLQSLREKGYIKDQVFGCALAALCERERSRVPRFVQQCIRAVEARGLDIDGLYRISGNLATIQKLRYKVDHDERLDLDDGRWEDVHVITGALKLFFRELPEPLFPFSHFRQFIAAIKLQDQARRSRCVRDLVRSLPAPNHDTLRMLFQHLCRVIEHGEQNRMSVQSVAIVFGPTLLRPEVEETSMPMTMVFQNQVVELILQQCADIFPPH, from the exons ATGGTGGACATAATCGCCAAAGTGACCAGGAGGCAGAGTCGAGCCTTGCCGGCACAG GTGGACGACCCACCGGAGCCCGTGTACGCGAACATAGAGAGGCAGCCCCGGGCCACTTCACCGGGCGCCGCTGCAGCCCCCCTTCCCAGCCCGGTGTGGGAGACGCACACGGACGCGGGCACCGGGCGCCCCTACTACTACAACCCAGACACGGGAGTTACCACCTGGGAGTCGCCCTTTGAGGCTGCCGAGGGTGCCGCCAGCCCAGCCACCTCCCCTGCCTCGGTGGACAGCCACGTGAGCCTTGAGACCGAGTGGGGCCAGTACTGGGATGAGGAGAGCCGCAGGGTGTTCTTCTACAACCCGCTGACGGGCGAGACGGCCTGGGAGGACGAGGCCGAGAACGAGCCCGAGGAGGAGTTGGAGATGCAGCCGGGCCTGAGCCCTGGCAGCCCAGGGGACCCGCGG CCCCCCACTCCCGAGACGGACTACCCCGAGTCGCTGACCAGTTACCCCGAGGAGGACTATTCTCCCGTGGGCTCTTTCGGTGAGCCCGGCCCTACCTCTCCCTTGACCACACCCCCCGGCTGGTCTTGTCATGTCAGCCAGGACAAGCAGATGCTCTACACCAACCACTTCACTCAGGAGCAG TGGGTGAGGCTGGAGGACCCCCACGGGAAGCCATACTTCTACAATCCAGAGGACTCCTCTGTTCGATGGGAGCTGCCCCAG gtccctgtccctgcccctcGAAGCATCCATAAATCCAGCCAGGATGGTGACACCCCAGCCCAGGCCAGCCCTCCAGAGGAGAAG GTCCCAGCAGAGCTGGATGAGGTTGGGAGCTGGGAGGAAGTCTCTCCTGCCACAGCTGCTGTGAGG aCCAAGACCTTGGACAAGGCAGGGGTGCTCCATCGCACCAAGACGGCAGACAAGGGAAAGCGGCTCCG GAAGAAGCACTGGAGTGCCTCCTGGACTGTGCTGGAGGGTGGCGTCCTGACATTCTTCAAGGACTCAAAGACCTCGGCTGCAGGCGGCCTG AGGCAGCCTTCCAAGTTTTCCACCCCTGAGTACACAGTGGAGCTGAGGGGGGCCACTCTCTCCTGGGCCCCCAAAGACAAATCCAGTAGGAAGAATGTGCTGGAG CTACGGAGCCGAGATGGCTCTGAGTACCTGATCCAGCACGACTCGGAGGCCATCATCAGCACCTGGCATAAGGCCATTGCTCAGGGCATCCAGGAGCTG GGCTCCATGCAGCTAAGGGAGGTGAATGTTCTCAGGCTCACTGGTGGAG GACCCGCAGCTGGCTCAAGGCCCCGCCTCTCTGAGGCTATGGGAATCCAGTCCGCAGAGCTGCCCCCAGAGGAGAGCGAGAGCAGCAGAGTGGACTTCGGGTCGAGCGAGCGCTTGGGAAGCtggcaggagaaagaggaggacgCGCGACCGAATGCAG CCGCGCCCGCCCTGGGCCCCGTGGGCCTGGAGAGCGACTTGAGCAAGGTCCGGCACAAGCTCCGCAAGTTCCTCCAGAGGCGGCCCACACTGCAGTCGCTGCGGGAGAAGGGCTACATCAAAG ACCAGGTGTTCGGCTGCGCGCTGGCCGCGCTGTGTGAGCGCGAGAGGAGCCGGGTGCCACGCTTCGTGCAGCAGTGCATCCGCGCCGTCGAGGCCCGCG ggctggACATCGACGGGCTGTACCGCATCAGTGGAAACCTGGCCACCATCCAGAAGCTACGCTATAAGGTGGACCACG ATGAGCGCCTTGACCTGGATGACGGGCGCTGGGAGGACGTCCACGTTATCACCGGAGCCCTGAAGCTCTTCTTTCGGGAGCTGCCCGAGCCCCTCTTCCCCTTCTCGCACTTCCGCCAGTTCATTGCGGCCATCA AGTTGCAGGACCAGGCCCGGCGCAGCCGCTGTGTGCGTGACTTGGTGCGCTCGCTGCCCGCTCCCAACCACGACACTCTGCGGATGCTCTTCCAGCACCTCTGCCG GGTGATCGAGCACGGCGAGCAGAACCGCATGTCGGTGCAGAGCGTGGCCATTGTGTTCGGGCCCACGCTGCTGCGGCCCGAGGTGGAAGAGACCAGCATGCCCATGACCATGGTGTTCCAGAACCAGGTGGTGGAGCTCATCCTGCAGCAGTGCGCGGACATCTTCCCGCCGCACTGA
- the ARHGAP27 gene encoding rho GTPase-activating protein 27 isoform p (isoform p is encoded by transcript variant 16): MQPGLSPGSPGDPRPPTPETDYPESLTSYPEEDYSPVGSFGEPGPTSPLTTPPGWSCHVSQDKQMLYTNHFTQEQWVRLEDPHGKPYFYNPEDSSVRWELPQVPVPAPRSIHKSSQDGDTPAQASPPEEKVPAELDEVGSWEEVSPATAAVRTKTLDKAGVLHRTKTADKGKRLRKKHWSASWTVLEGGVLTFFKDSKTSAAGGLRQPSKFSTPEYTVELRGATLSWAPKDKSSRKNVLELRSRDGSEYLIQHDSEAIISTWHKAIAQGIQELSAELPPEESESSRVDFGSSERLGSWQEKEEDARPNAAAPALGPVGLESDLSKVRHKLRKFLQRRPTLQSLREKGYIKDQVFGCALAALCERERSRVPRFVQQCIRAVEARGLDIDGLYRISGNLATIQKLRYKVDHDERLDLDDGRWEDVHVITGALKLFFRELPEPLFPFSHFRQFIAAISEHLGQSCRTRPGAAAVCVTWCARCPLPTTTLCGCSSSTSAG, encoded by the exons ATGCAGCCGGGCCTGAGCCCTGGCAGCCCAGGGGACCCGCGG CCCCCCACTCCCGAGACGGACTACCCCGAGTCGCTGACCAGTTACCCCGAGGAGGACTATTCTCCCGTGGGCTCTTTCGGTGAGCCCGGCCCTACCTCTCCCTTGACCACACCCCCCGGCTGGTCTTGTCATGTCAGCCAGGACAAGCAGATGCTCTACACCAACCACTTCACTCAGGAGCAG TGGGTGAGGCTGGAGGACCCCCACGGGAAGCCATACTTCTACAATCCAGAGGACTCCTCTGTTCGATGGGAGCTGCCCCAG gtccctgtccctgcccctcGAAGCATCCATAAATCCAGCCAGGATGGTGACACCCCAGCCCAGGCCAGCCCTCCAGAGGAGAAG GTCCCAGCAGAGCTGGATGAGGTTGGGAGCTGGGAGGAAGTCTCTCCTGCCACAGCTGCTGTGAGG aCCAAGACCTTGGACAAGGCAGGGGTGCTCCATCGCACCAAGACGGCAGACAAGGGAAAGCGGCTCCG GAAGAAGCACTGGAGTGCCTCCTGGACTGTGCTGGAGGGTGGCGTCCTGACATTCTTCAAGGACTCAAAGACCTCGGCTGCAGGCGGCCTG AGGCAGCCTTCCAAGTTTTCCACCCCTGAGTACACAGTGGAGCTGAGGGGGGCCACTCTCTCCTGGGCCCCCAAAGACAAATCCAGTAGGAAGAATGTGCTGGAG CTACGGAGCCGAGATGGCTCTGAGTACCTGATCCAGCACGACTCGGAGGCCATCATCAGCACCTGGCATAAGGCCATTGCTCAGGGCATCCAGGAGCTG TCCGCAGAGCTGCCCCCAGAGGAGAGCGAGAGCAGCAGAGTGGACTTCGGGTCGAGCGAGCGCTTGGGAAGCtggcaggagaaagaggaggacgCGCGACCGAATGCAG CCGCGCCCGCCCTGGGCCCCGTGGGCCTGGAGAGCGACTTGAGCAAGGTCCGGCACAAGCTCCGCAAGTTCCTCCAGAGGCGGCCCACACTGCAGTCGCTGCGGGAGAAGGGCTACATCAAAG ACCAGGTGTTCGGCTGCGCGCTGGCCGCGCTGTGTGAGCGCGAGAGGAGCCGGGTGCCACGCTTCGTGCAGCAGTGCATCCGCGCCGTCGAGGCCCGCG ggctggACATCGACGGGCTGTACCGCATCAGTGGAAACCTGGCCACCATCCAGAAGCTACGCTATAAGGTGGACCACG ATGAGCGCCTTGACCTGGATGACGGGCGCTGGGAGGACGTCCACGTTATCACCGGAGCCCTGAAGCTCTTCTTTCGGGAGCTGCCCGAGCCCCTCTTCCCCTTCTCGCACTTCCGCCAGTTCATTGCGGCCATCAGTGAGCACCTGGGGCAG AGTTGCAGGACCAGGCCCGGCGCAGCCGCTGTGTGCGTGACTTGGTGCGCTCGCTGCCCGCTCCCAACCACGACACTCTGCGGATGCTCTTCCAGCACCTCTGCCG GGTGA